The nucleotide sequence CCGACCGCGACTACGACATCGCCTGCCTCGAGGCGATGCTCGGCCGCCGCGAGCCGGCCGTCGACGCGCTGCAGGCCGCGCTGGACAGCGGCTTCACCAACGCTCAGCAGATGAAGGACGACGAGGACCTGAAGTCCCTGCACGACCACCCGCGCTGGAATGCCCTGGTGGCGGAGGCCGAGGCGGCGCACGCGGCCGGCGCCGACGTGCGTCGCACGGCGATCCTCGCCGAGCAGGTGGACCGCGTGGCCCCGGACTGGACGCTTCGCGCCACCGACGGCACGATGGTCTCCCTGGCCGACCTGCGCGGCCAGGTGGTGCTGCTGGACTTCTGGGCGACCTGGTGCGGTCCCTGCCGCATGGCGATGCCCGTCCTCGACACCTGGATGAAGGAGCGCAAGCCCGCAGGGGTGCGGGTCTTCAGCGTGAACGTCTGGGAGCAGACGCCCGCCGGCGCCGCCGCCTTCATGAAGCGCGAGGGCTACGGCATGGAGCTGCTCTTCGACGGCGACGACGTGGCCAAGGCCTACGGCGTCACGGGCATTCCCTACCTCTGCGCGATCGACGCCGAGGGCCACCTGCGCTTCGAGGAGAAGGGCTACTCGCCCGAGCTGGCCGACAAGCTCGACGCCTGGGCGGGCGTGCTGGTCACGCGCTAGTCGGCGACCAGGGCAGCGCGCCGAGATCGACGTTCCCGCCGCTCAGCACCAGCCCCACGCGCCGGCCGCGAAAGCGCGCCGGCGCGGCCATCACCGCGGCCAGGGGCACCGCGCCCGACGGCTCCACCACCAGCTTGAGCCGCTCCCAGAGCAGCCGCATGGCGGCGACGATCTCGTCCTCGGTCACGGTCACGATGCCCGCGAGCAGCTCGCGCAGGATGGGGAAGTTGCGCTCGCCGAGGCCGGTGCGCAGACCGTCGGCGCAAGTGCGCGGGTCGGTCTGGGGGAGGCGCCGGTCCGCGGCGAGGGAGCGGAAGGCGTCGTCCGCGCCCGCGGGCTCGGCGCCCACGAGCTCGATGCGCGCGTTGATGCCGTGGGCCGCGATCGCGCAGCCGCTCATGAGGCCGCCGCCGCCGACCGGGGCGATCAGGACGTCGAGGTCGGCGCGCTCTTCCAGCAGCTCCAGCGCCGCCGTGCCCTGCCCCGCGATGATCGCGTGGTCGTCGTAGGGGTGCACGAAGCGCGCGCCGGTCTCGGCGCCCACGCGGGCGGCGGTCTCCTCGCGCGCGGCGAGCGTGGGGGCGCAGAAGGTGATCCTGCCGCCGTAGCCGCGCACGGCCGCCTGCTTCACCGCGGGCGCGTTCTCGGGCATGACGATCTGCGCCGCCACGCCGCGCTCCCGCGCCGCGAGCGCCAGCGCCGCGGCGAAGTTGCCCGACGAGTGCGTGAGCACGCCGGGGGCGGCGTCGCTGTCCGACAGGGTCATCACCGCGTTCATCGCCCCGCGGATCTTGAAGGAGCCCGTGCGCTGCAGGGGCTCGCACTTGAAGGCGAGCGTCGCGCCCGTCAGCGCATCGAGGCCGGCGCTGGTCAGCACCGGCGTGCGGTGGATGCGGCCGGCGATGCGCGCCGCGGCGGCGCGGACGGTGTCGAGCGTGGGCCTGTCCTGCATGGCGCTCCTCGGGTTCGGTGACGCGCGAGTGTAGCGCGGCCCGCCCCCGGGGGCGAGCTTGATGCGCGGGTCCGAAAACCCGCCCCCGGGGGCGGGTGCGTCGGGCGCTCCGTGCGGGCCAGGGCCTGAAAAATCTGTCGACACCTCCTTGCGTGGGATACCAATGTATAGTATCATGCGTGGGTCGTCAATAGCCAAGCGGTGGAGTGGTGGAGGCTTTCGTCGTGGCATGCAGGGGGCGGGAGAGTCCGTCGAATGCCGGCCGGTCGGCCCCCGGGGGCGAGCTTGACGTCCGAGTCCGAAATCACGCCCCCGGGGGCGGGCGAGCGCGCTTGACCGCTTCGGCGGCGTGG is from Candidatus Latescibacterota bacterium and encodes:
- a CDS encoding pyridoxal-phosphate dependent enzyme gives rise to the protein MQDRPTLDTVRAAAARIAGRIHRTPVLTSAGLDALTGATLAFKCEPLQRTGSFKIRGAMNAVMTLSDSDAAPGVLTHSSGNFAAALALAARERGVAAQIVMPENAPAVKQAAVRGYGGRITFCAPTLAAREETAARVGAETGARFVHPYDDHAIIAGQGTAALELLEERADLDVLIAPVGGGGLMSGCAIAAHGINARIELVGAEPAGADDAFRSLAADRRLPQTDPRTCADGLRTGLGERNFPILRELLAGIVTVTEDEIVAAMRLLWERLKLVVEPSGAVPLAAVMAAPARFRGRRVGLVLSGGNVDLGALPWSPTSA